In Ruminococcaceae bacterium BL-4, one DNA window encodes the following:
- the mnmA gene encoding tRNA-specific 2-thiouridylase MnmA → MNRKVLLGMSGGVDSSVAALLLQKEGWEVIGCTMRLHIDPPDAPPREGGCCSFRDVQDARMVCYQLGIDHLVFNFTELFTKTVIENFASEYENGRTPNPCIRCNRFLKMGAMLQRARELGIDHIATGHYALTGELENGRYYLKAAPTDKDQSYVLYCLEQGQLQHLLLPLGNYTKPQIRTIAEEAGLRVAHKPDSQEICFVEDNDYHAFLKRYRGHDSQPGDFIDHEGNVLGRHLGLTHYTVGQRKGLGISFGQPMYVDALIPSKNQIVLGPEGTQYRLFTYASEVNWVSIEKPQESVHAQVKIRYQARPAGATITPQENDIVRVDFDEPQRAVTPGQAVVFYDSEGFVLGGGLIFYPDEK, encoded by the coding sequence GTGAACCGAAAAGTTTTACTGGGGATGAGCGGCGGCGTGGACAGCAGCGTTGCCGCTCTTTTATTGCAAAAAGAAGGTTGGGAAGTAATCGGCTGCACTATGCGCCTGCATATTGATCCGCCGGACGCACCCCCACGCGAAGGTGGGTGCTGTTCGTTTCGTGATGTGCAGGATGCTAGAATGGTTTGCTATCAGCTTGGAATTGATCATTTGGTCTTTAATTTTACGGAGCTCTTCACCAAAACTGTGATCGAAAATTTTGCTTCAGAATATGAAAATGGACGCACACCGAATCCTTGCATTCGCTGCAATCGTTTTTTGAAGATGGGGGCAATGCTTCAGCGAGCAAGAGAGCTTGGAATCGACCATATCGCAACCGGACATTATGCGTTGACGGGGGAACTGGAAAATGGCCGCTATTATTTAAAAGCGGCACCGACAGATAAAGATCAGAGCTATGTGCTTTATTGCCTGGAACAAGGGCAGCTGCAGCATTTGCTTTTGCCGCTGGGGAATTACACGAAACCGCAGATTCGGACGATTGCTGAAGAAGCAGGGCTCCGGGTGGCACATAAGCCGGATAGCCAGGAGATCTGTTTTGTAGAAGATAATGACTATCACGCATTTTTAAAACGATACCGCGGGCATGATTCTCAACCCGGAGATTTTATTGACCACGAAGGGAATGTCCTTGGGCGCCATCTTGGGCTGACTCATTATACGGTAGGGCAGCGCAAAGGGTTGGGAATTTCGTTTGGACAGCCGATGTATGTCGATGCGCTGATTCCTTCGAAAAACCAGATCGTTTTAGGGCCGGAGGGCACCCAGTATCGTTTGTTTACGTATGCGTCGGAGGTCAATTGGGTTTCGATTGAGAAACCACAAGAATCCGTTCACGCACAGGTGAAGATTCGCTATCAGGCGCGCCCTGCGGGAGCCACGATTACGCCGCAGGAGAATGATATCGTTCGGGTGGATTTTGATGAACCTCAGCGTGCAGTGACCCCGGGACAAGCCGTTGTATTTTACGATTCCGAGGGCTTCGTTTTGGGCGGAGGACTTATCTTTTATCCGGATGAAAAATAA
- a CDS encoding ATP-binding protein, whose amino-acid sequence MKLLLPESIGSQRFRQDLEDAFENGRFPHAVLLEGTSDSTLPIAKLLSAACVCTDDTARPCGHCAGCKKALLDCHPDISLLSGEGGARSFHKESITFLRSDAAIRPNEAACKVYILADAQNLSEQAQNALLKTLEEPFSAVQFFLTAENASALLPTIRSRVQTFRLETKISQPDSLSKTLCEKICHGDEFGFLCECAQLFRDKPHTDTIFHDMILLFRDALILRCGGKPLCDMESAKLLSKGLTKAKLFSFVRIAQEEQNALHRNANVPLLLTHFASLIFSGEE is encoded by the coding sequence ATGAAACTGCTTCTTCCGGAAAGCATCGGTTCCCAAAGGTTTCGGCAGGATTTAGAAGATGCTTTTGAAAACGGCCGATTCCCTCATGCAGTCCTTTTAGAGGGAACCTCGGATTCTACCCTGCCAATTGCAAAGCTGCTCTCTGCTGCCTGTGTCTGCACGGATGATACTGCGCGTCCATGCGGCCACTGTGCCGGATGCAAAAAAGCACTTTTGGACTGCCACCCGGATATTTCTCTGCTCTCAGGAGAAGGCGGTGCGCGGTCATTTCACAAAGAATCCATTACATTCCTGCGCTCTGATGCTGCAATTCGTCCTAACGAGGCTGCCTGCAAAGTCTATATTCTGGCAGATGCCCAAAATCTCAGCGAGCAAGCACAAAACGCGCTTTTAAAAACGCTGGAAGAACCGTTTTCTGCGGTCCAGTTCTTTCTGACTGCAGAAAATGCTTCTGCACTTTTGCCCACTATTCGTTCCCGCGTACAGACTTTCCGTCTGGAAACAAAAATTTCCCAGCCGGATTCATTAAGTAAAACACTTTGTGAAAAGATCTGTCATGGCGATGAATTTGGATTTTTGTGCGAATGTGCGCAGCTTTTTCGAGATAAACCCCATACAGATACCATTTTTCATGATATGATCCTGCTTTTTCGGGATGCTTTAATCCTCAGATGCGGCGGAAAACCGCTCTGTGATATGGAAAGCGCAAAGCTTCTCTCTAAAGGGTTGACAAAGGCAAAGCTGTTCTCTTTTGTTCGCATTGCACAGGAAGAACAAAATGCACTGCACCGCAATGCAAATGTTCCTCTGCTATTGACTCATTTTGCTTCTTTGATTTTTTCTGGGGAAGAATGA
- the ricT gene encoding subunit of a sporulation, competence and biofilm formation regulatory complex of RNaseY (RicAFT complex / FAD / two [4Fe-4S]2+) (Evidence 2a : Function from experimental evidences in other organisms; PubMedId : 12270811, 23490197, 26434553, 27501195, 28295778; Product type r : regulator) — translation MAEVIGIRFKNQGKIYYFDPDGQIVHLGDMAVVETTRCTECGEVAMENRHIEDSHVVQPLKKLIRIATKEDLEHQEENHQKEKVAFGICEKKIAAHNLEMKLVDVEYTFDNSKILFYFTADGRVDFRELVKDLASVFRTRIELRQIGVRDEAKMLGGLGICGRPFCCSQFLDGFQPVSIKMAKEQGLSLNPTKISGTCGRLMCCLKYEQEAYEDLLRSTPAQGSLVATPDGRGMVTGVNLLSGILQVHLDSAAADAASVGYSVKSCKMLRPPLPRQKQKKNPSKGDSTPQKDE, via the coding sequence ATGGCCGAAGTAATTGGCATTCGTTTTAAAAATCAGGGCAAAATTTATTATTTTGATCCAGACGGACAAATTGTCCATCTTGGAGACATGGCAGTCGTAGAAACTACCCGCTGCACCGAATGCGGGGAAGTCGCCATGGAAAACCGGCATATAGAGGATTCCCATGTGGTTCAGCCGCTTAAAAAACTGATTCGTATCGCCACAAAAGAGGATCTTGAACATCAGGAAGAAAACCACCAAAAAGAAAAGGTTGCTTTCGGGATTTGTGAGAAAAAAATTGCTGCTCATAATCTTGAAATGAAATTGGTCGACGTTGAATATACTTTTGATAACAGCAAAATTCTCTTCTATTTTACTGCAGACGGCCGGGTGGATTTTCGTGAACTTGTCAAAGATCTCGCGAGTGTTTTCCGGACGCGGATTGAATTGAGACAAATTGGCGTCCGTGACGAAGCCAAAATGTTAGGCGGCCTCGGAATTTGCGGCAGACCATTCTGCTGCAGCCAATTTCTCGATGGATTTCAGCCGGTTTCCATCAAGATGGCAAAAGAGCAGGGACTTTCTTTAAACCCCACCAAAATCAGTGGGACCTGCGGCAGACTGATGTGCTGCTTAAAGTATGAGCAGGAAGCCTATGAGGATCTTCTTCGTTCCACCCCCGCTCAGGGAAGTTTGGTCGCAACACCGGATGGACGCGGAATGGTTACCGGAGTAAACCTTCTCTCTGGTATCTTACAGGTTCATCTTGATTCTGCTGCTGCGGACGCGGCTTCGGTGGGATACTCTGTGAAAAGCTGTAAAATGCTGCGCCCGCCGCTCCCCCGCCAAAAGCAAAAAAAGAACCCATCAAAAGGAGATTCTACCCCCCAAAAAGACGAATAA
- the fer gene encoding Ferredoxin, which produces MAYKITDACISCGTCAGQCPVGAISEGDGQFVIDEGTCISCGSCAGACPVGAIEEG; this is translated from the coding sequence ATGGCATATAAAATTACGGACGCTTGCATTTCCTGCGGCACCTGCGCTGGTCAGTGCCCGGTCGGAGCGATCTCTGAGGGCGACGGCCAGTTCGTTATTGACGAAGGTACCTGCATTTCCTGTGGTTCCTGCGCTGGCGCATGCCCTGTTGGTGCAATCGAGGAAGGCTAA
- a CDS encoding tRNA1(Val) (Adenine(37)-N6)-methyltransferase, which yields MDPILLPGEKLEPFGIGNQVIVSDVHHFSTDTILLADFSMPKKGSRCAEFGTGCGLISLIWCQKSAPKKVWAIDFQEDACSQARRSAALNHFSEMSVLSLDLRKILELPAKDLPLPLNLDLVACNPPYQPTDAGQHNQIQAKTSARHETGCTFREVASAAARLLRWGGCFCCCLPPRRLAESFSVLQSVGLEPKKMRLVQHRVQNQPFLFLLESRRGGNSGMELLPTLILETENGSCSPEMLKIYGDYKNKSSLSENPAASLKQQGGSV from the coding sequence ATGGATCCCATCCTGCTGCCCGGCGAAAAGCTGGAACCTTTTGGAATCGGAAATCAAGTGATTGTGAGCGATGTTCATCACTTCAGCACGGATACTATCCTGCTCGCAGATTTTTCCATGCCAAAAAAAGGGTCTCGCTGCGCAGAATTTGGCACCGGCTGCGGGTTGATTTCTCTCATCTGGTGTCAAAAAAGTGCTCCCAAAAAAGTTTGGGCGATCGATTTCCAGGAAGACGCCTGTTCTCAGGCAAGACGCAGTGCCGCTCTTAATCATTTTTCCGAGATGAGCGTTCTTTCACTGGACCTGCGCAAAATTTTGGAACTTCCCGCGAAAGATCTCCCTCTTCCGCTCAATCTTGATCTTGTCGCCTGTAATCCACCTTATCAGCCGACAGATGCGGGGCAGCACAATCAAATCCAAGCAAAGACCTCTGCCCGTCACGAAACAGGCTGTACCTTTCGAGAAGTTGCTTCTGCTGCTGCTCGTCTTTTGCGCTGGGGTGGGTGTTTTTGCTGCTGTCTTCCCCCGCGGCGCCTTGCAGAATCTTTTTCCGTTTTGCAAAGCGTTGGATTAGAGCCCAAAAAAATGCGCCTTGTACAGCATCGTGTGCAAAATCAACCGTTTTTATTTTTATTGGAATCCCGACGTGGTGGAAATTCCGGTATGGAACTTCTCCCCACTCTAATTTTGGAAACAGAAAACGGAAGCTGTTCTCCGGAAATGCTCAAAATTTACGGCGATTACAAAAACAAAAGCAGCCTTTCGGAAAATCCGGCAGCATCTTTAAAACAACAAGGAGGTTCCGTATGA
- the rsmI gene encoding 16S rRNA 2'-O-ribose C1402 methyltransferase (Evidence 2a : Function from experimental evidences in other organisms; PubMedId : 16014871, 19965768, 25893373; Product type e : enzyme), which yields MSGVLYIVGTPIGNLGDFSPRAVEILSSVDFIAAEDTRVTLHLLNHFGIKKPMISYFEHNKYERGEIVLNRIETGENCALVSDAGMPAISDPGELLVKQAAEHGIEVFAVPGPSAVVTALAVSGFPTGRFTFEGFLSVNKKSRRDHLEEVQNETRTMVFYEAPHKLIATLQDMYACWGDRPIALVRELTKIHEEVLRTTLKEAIPHYEETPPRGEFVLVIGGAAPKKETKITLDEGIRMARALMEKGSSQSAAAKEVAHKTGLHRNELYEKLTKEV from the coding sequence ATGAGCGGAGTTTTATATATTGTAGGTACCCCAATCGGAAATCTGGGCGATTTTTCCCCGCGCGCAGTGGAGATCCTTTCGTCCGTTGACTTTATCGCTGCCGAGGATACGCGAGTCACGCTGCATTTGCTCAATCATTTTGGAATCAAAAAACCTATGATCAGCTATTTTGAACACAACAAATATGAGCGTGGAGAAATTGTCCTGAATCGAATTGAAACAGGAGAAAACTGTGCGCTGGTAAGCGATGCCGGCATGCCCGCAATCAGCGATCCCGGTGAGCTTCTGGTGAAGCAGGCCGCCGAACATGGAATTGAAGTTTTCGCTGTTCCAGGGCCCAGCGCTGTCGTCACCGCATTAGCAGTATCCGGTTTTCCAACTGGGCGTTTTACATTCGAAGGCTTTTTAAGCGTCAACAAAAAAAGCCGCCGCGATCACCTCGAAGAAGTCCAAAATGAAACACGAACCATGGTCTTTTATGAAGCGCCGCACAAACTTATTGCCACTTTGCAGGACATGTACGCCTGTTGGGGCGACCGGCCGATCGCTCTTGTGCGGGAACTGACCAAAATTCACGAAGAAGTATTGCGAACAACGCTCAAAGAAGCAATCCCTCACTATGAAGAGACCCCGCCTCGCGGAGAATTTGTTTTGGTTATCGGCGGAGCTGCCCCAAAAAAGGAAACAAAAATTACGCTGGACGAGGGAATTCGGATGGCAAGAGCCTTGATGGAAAAAGGGTCTTCTCAAAGTGCGGCAGCAAAAGAGGTTGCACATAAAACTGGTCTTCACCGCAACGAACTTTACGAGAAGCTAACAAAAGAAGTATAA
- the darA gene encoding signal transduction receptor, cyclic di-AMP binding (Evidence 2a : Function from experimental evidences in other organisms; PubMedId : 10913081, 25433025, 31061098; Product type rc : receptor), whose amino-acid sequence MKLILAIVSNDDAPAVNRSLTKERFQVTKLSTTGGFLKAGNTTLMIGTDDDKVDHVIKLIASQSSRRTQLVPSATTMDVGMYSSFPIEVTVGGATVFVLDVDRFQKV is encoded by the coding sequence ATGAAACTGATTCTGGCTATTGTGAGCAATGACGACGCCCCTGCAGTAAACCGCAGTCTAACCAAAGAGCGCTTTCAGGTAACAAAGCTCTCGACAACCGGCGGATTCTTAAAAGCGGGAAATACCACTCTTATGATTGGTACAGACGACGATAAAGTTGATCACGTGATCAAACTGATTGCTTCTCAGAGCAGCCGCCGCACGCAGCTTGTTCCCAGCGCCACCACGATGGACGTTGGTATGTACTCTTCCTTCCCCATCGAGGTTACAGTTGGCGGTGCAACCGTCTTTGTGCTCGATGTCGACCGCTTTCAAAAGGTCTGA